A region of Mycolicibacterium brumae DNA encodes the following proteins:
- a CDS encoding response regulator transcription factor, translating to MRILVVDDDRAVRESLRRSLSFNGYSVSLAEDGQEALEAITAERPDAVVLDVMMPRLDGLEVCRRLRSTGDDLPILVLTARDSVSERVAGLDAGADDYLPKPFALEELLARMRALLRRTTATDTGDNAAMSFGDLTLDPVTREVTRGERQISLTRTEFALLEMLIANPRRVLTRSRILEEVWGFDFPTSGNALEVYVGYLRRKTEAEGEPRLIHTVRGVGYVLRETPP from the coding sequence GTGCGAATTCTTGTCGTTGACGACGACCGAGCGGTCCGTGAGTCCCTACGTCGATCCCTGTCCTTCAACGGCTATTCGGTCTCGCTGGCCGAAGACGGCCAGGAGGCGCTGGAGGCCATCACCGCGGAGCGGCCCGACGCCGTCGTGCTGGATGTGATGATGCCCCGGCTGGACGGCCTCGAGGTCTGCCGCCGACTCCGCAGCACCGGTGACGATCTGCCGATCCTGGTGCTGACCGCGCGGGATTCGGTGTCCGAGCGGGTCGCCGGCCTGGACGCCGGCGCCGACGACTATCTGCCCAAGCCCTTCGCGCTGGAAGAACTTCTGGCGCGGATGCGGGCGCTGCTGCGGCGCACCACCGCCACCGACACCGGCGACAACGCCGCGATGTCCTTCGGCGATCTGACTCTGGACCCGGTGACCCGCGAGGTCACCCGCGGGGAGCGCCAGATCAGCCTGACCCGCACCGAGTTCGCGCTGCTGGAGATGCTGATCGCGAACCCGCGCCGGGTGCTGACCCGGAGCCGCATCCTGGAGGAGGTGTGGGGCTTCGATTTCCCCACGTCGGGAAATGCGTTGGAGGTCTACGTCGGCTATCTTCGCCGGAAGACCGAAGCGGAGGGGGAGCCGCGATTGATTCACACGGTGCGCGGGGTGGGTTACGTGCTGCGTGAAACTCCGCCGTGA
- a CDS encoding MogA/MoaB family molybdenum cofactor biosynthesis protein — MTTLGNVTTVSVDPYTVAPMEQPTSVVGRALVVVVDDRTAHGEEDHSGPLVTELLTEAGFVVDGVLVVSADEVEIRNALNTAVIGGVDLVVSVGGTGVTPRDVTPEATSELLDLELLGIAEALRASGLAAGIHDAALSRGLAGISGSTLVVNLPGSRPAVRDGMATLNPLAAAVIVQLSTLEI; from the coding sequence ATGACCACGCTGGGCAATGTGACGACCGTGTCGGTGGACCCATATACGGTGGCACCCATGGAACAGCCCACGAGCGTTGTCGGACGGGCCCTGGTGGTCGTCGTCGACGACCGCACCGCCCATGGCGAAGAAGACCACAGCGGCCCCTTGGTCACCGAACTGCTCACCGAAGCCGGGTTCGTCGTCGACGGTGTGCTGGTGGTCTCCGCGGACGAGGTGGAGATCCGCAATGCCCTCAACACCGCGGTGATCGGCGGTGTCGATCTGGTGGTGTCGGTCGGCGGCACCGGTGTCACGCCGCGTGATGTCACCCCGGAGGCCACCAGCGAACTGCTGGATCTGGAGTTGCTGGGCATCGCCGAGGCGCTGCGCGCCTCCGGCTTGGCGGCCGGCATCCACGATGCGGCGTTGTCCCGCGGGCTGGCCGGGATTTCCGGTTCGACGCTGGTGGTGAACCTGCCCGGTTCGCGGCCGGCGGTGCGGGACGGGATGGCGACGCTCAACCCGCTCGCCGCCGCGGTGATCGTCCAGCTGTCGACGCTCGAGATCTGA
- a CDS encoding HAMP domain-containing sensor histidine kinase, whose product MALAMSMVVMAFVLISLAVYAVVGAALSDDVNDQLLSRAQLLIASGSLAADPGKAIEGTAYSDVNAMLINPGRSVYSTNQEGQTLPIGEQEKRVITGELFMSRRTAGNQRVLAIHLSNGSTLLISKSLAPTQAVMNRLRWVLLGVGGVGLVIAAIAGGAVTRTGLKPVGRLTRAAERVARTDDLRPIPVYGTDELARLTSSFNMMLRALAESRERQARLVADAGHELKTPLTSLRTNVELLMAAHAPGAPQIAESDLVELRADVIAQIEELSTLVGDLVDLARDDAGGVVNDTVDVPELIDRCLERIRRRRNDVEFDVSVIPWQMFGDSAGLSRAVLNLLDNAAKWSPPGGRVTVDLHRYDAANAELVVADRGPGIPADERRLVFERFYRSDAARAMPGSGLGLAIVKQVVLKHGGALRVAETSPGANAPGTSFYVLLPGEPGLPPAEVDEFDVDRDTVISATDEWIGNAHNEKHVESVAKPPGAPNVISVDSKQSSAD is encoded by the coding sequence ATGGCGCTGGCCATGTCGATGGTCGTCATGGCCTTCGTGCTGATCAGCCTGGCGGTTTACGCCGTGGTCGGCGCCGCGCTTTCCGACGACGTCAACGATCAGTTGCTCAGTCGGGCCCAATTGCTGATCGCGAGTGGGTCGTTGGCCGCCGATCCCGGCAAGGCCATCGAGGGCACCGCCTACTCCGACGTGAACGCCATGCTGATCAACCCCGGTCGTTCGGTCTACTCCACCAACCAGGAGGGTCAGACCCTGCCGATCGGGGAGCAGGAGAAGCGGGTCATCACCGGCGAGCTGTTCATGTCCCGGCGCACCGCCGGGAACCAGCGGGTGCTGGCGATCCATCTCAGCAACGGCAGCACGCTGCTGATCTCCAAGAGCCTCGCGCCCACCCAGGCGGTGATGAACCGGCTGCGCTGGGTGCTGCTCGGCGTGGGCGGCGTCGGGCTGGTGATCGCCGCCATCGCCGGTGGCGCGGTGACCCGAACCGGTCTCAAACCAGTCGGCCGGTTGACCCGGGCCGCCGAACGGGTCGCCCGCACCGACGACCTGCGCCCGATCCCGGTGTACGGCACCGACGAGCTGGCGCGGCTGACCTCGTCGTTCAACATGATGTTGCGCGCGCTGGCGGAGTCCCGGGAACGCCAGGCCCGGTTGGTCGCCGACGCCGGCCACGAACTGAAGACGCCGCTGACCTCGTTGCGCACCAATGTCGAGCTGCTGATGGCCGCTCACGCGCCCGGAGCCCCGCAGATCGCCGAATCCGACCTCGTCGAGCTGCGCGCGGACGTGATCGCCCAGATCGAGGAACTCTCCACCCTGGTCGGAGACCTGGTCGATCTCGCCCGCGACGACGCCGGCGGAGTGGTCAACGACACCGTCGACGTGCCGGAGCTGATCGACCGTTGCCTGGAGCGGATCCGCCGCCGCCGCAACGACGTCGAATTCGACGTCTCGGTCATTCCGTGGCAGATGTTCGGCGACTCCGCCGGGTTGTCCCGCGCGGTGCTGAACCTGCTGGACAACGCCGCCAAATGGAGCCCGCCCGGCGGGCGGGTCACCGTGGATCTGCACCGCTACGACGCGGCCAACGCCGAACTGGTGGTCGCCGACCGGGGCCCGGGCATTCCCGCGGACGAACGACGGCTGGTGTTCGAGCGGTTCTACCGATCGGACGCCGCGCGCGCGATGCCCGGCTCCGGCCTGGGCCTGGCGATCGTCAAACAGGTGGTGCTCAAACACGGCGGCGCGTTGCGCGTCGCCGAGACCTCGCCCGGCGCGAACGCGCCCGGCACCTCCTTCTACGTGCTGCTGCCCGGTGAGCCGGGCCTGCCGCCTGCGGAGGTCGACGAGTTCGACGTCGACCGCGACACGGTGATCTCGGCTACTGATGAGTGGATCGGGAACGCCCACAATGAGAAGCACGTTGAATCAGTGGCAAAACCACCGGGCGCGCCGAACGTCATCTCAGTCGACTCTAAGCAGTCGTCGGCAGATTGA
- a CDS encoding response regulator transcription factor produces MTTAQTPPTPAAYRALVIDDERSLTKVIREYLERDGFTVREAWDGLSGLAAVREFDPEVVILDLGLPGLDGIELCRELRRFSDCYVIMLTARGDEVDKLVGLSVGADDYLTKPFSMRELVARIKVMLRRPRSLPTPGESPGASSAPISIGAITIDSDAWTVTLDGAPVELTPTEFHILAALANRPNLVLSRRQLVDLVWGEDWFGEERLVDVHVGRLRRKLRDHAGDPRYIITVRGVGYRMGAG; encoded by the coding sequence GTGACCACCGCGCAGACCCCGCCGACACCGGCCGCCTATCGGGCGCTGGTGATCGATGATGAACGATCACTGACCAAGGTGATCCGCGAGTACCTGGAACGCGACGGCTTCACCGTTCGCGAAGCCTGGGACGGGCTGTCCGGGTTGGCGGCGGTGCGGGAATTCGACCCGGAGGTCGTGATTCTCGACCTGGGTCTGCCCGGGCTCGATGGCATCGAACTGTGCCGGGAACTGCGGCGTTTCTCCGACTGTTACGTGATCATGCTGACCGCCCGCGGCGACGAGGTGGACAAGCTGGTCGGACTCTCGGTGGGCGCCGACGACTACCTGACCAAACCGTTCAGCATGCGGGAGCTGGTGGCCCGGATCAAGGTGATGCTGCGCCGGCCCCGCTCGCTGCCCACACCCGGCGAATCCCCCGGCGCCAGCTCCGCGCCGATCAGCATCGGCGCCATCACCATCGACTCCGACGCCTGGACGGTCACCCTCGACGGCGCTCCGGTCGAACTCACCCCCACCGAGTTCCACATCCTGGCCGCGCTGGCCAACCGGCCCAACCTGGTGCTCAGCCGCCGCCAACTGGTCGACCTGGTGTGGGGCGAGGACTGGTTCGGCGAGGAGCGTCTGGTGGACGTGCACGTCGGTCGGCTGCGCCGCAAGCTCCGCGACCACGCCGGTGACCCGCGCTACATCATCACCGTGCGGGGCGTCGGCTACCGCATGGGCGCCGGATGA
- a CDS encoding sensor histidine kinase, whose translation MGRVHRWLRGTSRIGLTMRLTIAMMTVEVVTSVVTWIIATIAGPRLFWSELHQHNDPMTKAIAQHAQEAFAGANLVALSMGLAVAFFASLMVSAFISRRIARSTRRLANTATAIADGRYRTPSVSPGLGPELDSLAIALGRMGRRLDTIEANRRRLLADLAHEARTPLTILDGHLEAIQDGIVEPNEETVELLRVQTARLARLTEDINAISAAEEGQLRLEPELIEVADLLSQAERAVRLAFDDKGVSLIVTPAPPGVTVCVDTQRMVQVLVNLLQNALRHNGPGGTVILSAGRDKRNLTATIAVSDDGEGIAAEHLPHIFERFYRTDTARDRDAGGSGIGLAIAKAMVEAHRGWIRAASPGAGQGATFTVELPVSQNRHDLTGNLAT comes from the coding sequence ATGGGCAGAGTTCATCGGTGGTTGCGCGGCACCTCGCGGATCGGCCTCACCATGCGGCTGACCATCGCGATGATGACGGTCGAGGTCGTCACCTCGGTGGTGACCTGGATCATCGCCACCATTGCCGGACCGCGGTTGTTCTGGTCCGAGCTGCACCAGCACAACGATCCGATGACCAAGGCGATTGCCCAGCACGCCCAGGAGGCGTTCGCCGGGGCGAACCTGGTGGCGCTGTCGATGGGCCTGGCGGTGGCCTTCTTCGCCTCCCTCATGGTCAGCGCGTTCATCTCTCGGCGTATCGCCCGCTCCACCCGCCGGCTGGCCAACACCGCCACAGCCATCGCCGACGGCCGCTACCGGACGCCATCGGTGAGCCCGGGGCTGGGGCCCGAACTGGATTCGCTGGCCATCGCGCTGGGCCGGATGGGGCGGCGGCTGGACACCATCGAAGCCAACCGGCGGCGGCTGCTCGCCGACCTCGCCCACGAGGCACGCACCCCGTTGACCATCCTGGACGGGCACCTGGAGGCCATCCAAGACGGGATCGTCGAGCCCAACGAGGAAACCGTCGAACTGCTGCGGGTGCAAACCGCCCGGCTGGCCCGGCTGACCGAGGACATCAACGCCATCTCCGCGGCGGAAGAGGGCCAGCTGAGACTGGAACCGGAGCTGATCGAAGTGGCCGATCTGCTGTCCCAGGCCGAACGCGCGGTGCGGCTGGCATTCGACGACAAGGGAGTGAGCCTGATCGTCACGCCCGCGCCGCCCGGAGTGACGGTCTGCGTCGACACCCAACGCATGGTTCAGGTGCTGGTCAATCTGCTGCAGAACGCGCTGCGCCACAACGGGCCCGGCGGAACGGTGATCCTGTCGGCCGGGCGCGACAAGCGGAATCTCACCGCCACCATCGCGGTCTCTGATGATGGAGAAGGCATTGCCGCCGAACACCTGCCGCACATTTTCGAGCGGTTCTACCGCACCGACACCGCCCGCGACCGCGACGCCGGCGGAAGCGGTATCGGCCTGGCGATCGCCAAGGCCATGGTGGAAGCGCACCGCGGCTGGATCCGCGCCGCATCACCCGGAGCCGGGCAGGGCGCCACGTTCACAGTCGAGCTTCCGGTGTCACAGAATCGTCATGATTTGACCGGGAATCTCGCCACATAG
- a CDS encoding SulP family inorganic anion transporter: MSITSSAPPAAPPADSASTDTRGYIRDVLIRHDLPASIVVFLVALPLSLGIAVASGAPLMAGLIAAIVGGIVAGALGGSPLLASGPAAGLTVVVAQMINTFGWTTTAAITVGAGILQVIIGMSRVATVALAISPIVVHAMLAGIGLTIAIQQLHVVLGGTSAAGVWDNLVSLPSAIANLHPADVLVGVIVIAVMLLWKYTPERLRKIPGALVAILLATVLSLIAPLSVERLDMSGSLFDAIGLPTLPESGMWLAFIGGVLTIAMIASVESLLSAVAVDKMHDGPRSDLNREMIGQGAANTVSGMLGGLPVTGVIVRSATNVTAGAKSRASTIMHGIWVLVFATFFGTGIQQIPRAALAGLLIVIGIQLVKMAHVRLAHKTGDLVVYLVTVAGVLFINLLEGVALGLLVAIALVVWRAVRASVQAEELGDGRWQVVVEGAASFLSLPRLTRTLASIPPGAEVNVEITVDFIDHAAFEVINDWRRQYQAGGGVVHVDELGAAVLEAAATAPPRRHTNVALARELAPLADNAKQCNGDGKSGTDLVLSGIDRYHRKHASALRPHLDKLSGGQDPHAVFLTCADSRVVPNLITGTGPGDLFTIRNVGNLVPREGSDPSVEAALEFAIGELGVDTLIVCGHSGCGAMHALWHGGGEHTGGGGASAVMDWIEYAKPSRDALLAGHPVAQAAAARGFGIIDQLAMVNVALQAHTLRTHRAVNDGGAGRDVLGLFFDIPTGRVLQITTDDIIDPSTQADRDDVALASAALNGELISQGAR; encoded by the coding sequence GTGAGCATCACCTCCTCCGCGCCGCCTGCCGCGCCACCCGCCGATTCCGCGTCCACCGACACCCGCGGCTACATCCGGGATGTCCTGATCCGCCACGATCTCCCCGCCTCCATCGTGGTGTTCCTCGTCGCCCTGCCGCTGTCACTGGGCATCGCGGTCGCCTCCGGCGCGCCGCTGATGGCCGGCCTGATCGCCGCCATCGTCGGCGGCATTGTCGCCGGCGCGCTGGGCGGGTCACCGTTGCTGGCCAGCGGCCCGGCCGCCGGCCTGACCGTGGTTGTGGCCCAGATGATCAACACCTTCGGCTGGACCACCACCGCGGCGATCACCGTCGGAGCCGGGATCCTGCAGGTCATCATCGGCATGAGCCGGGTCGCCACCGTCGCGCTGGCGATCTCCCCGATCGTCGTGCACGCGATGCTGGCCGGTATCGGTCTGACCATCGCCATCCAGCAGCTGCACGTGGTGCTGGGCGGAACCTCCGCAGCCGGGGTCTGGGACAACCTGGTGAGTCTGCCCTCGGCGATCGCCAACCTGCATCCCGCCGACGTGCTGGTCGGCGTGATCGTCATCGCGGTCATGCTGCTCTGGAAGTACACCCCGGAACGGCTGCGGAAGATCCCCGGCGCCCTGGTCGCCATCCTGCTGGCCACCGTGCTGTCCCTGATCGCGCCGCTGTCGGTGGAGCGCCTCGATATGAGCGGCTCGTTGTTCGACGCCATCGGCTTGCCGACCCTGCCGGAGTCCGGAATGTGGCTGGCCTTCATCGGTGGCGTGCTGACCATCGCCATGATCGCCAGCGTGGAGTCCCTGCTGTCGGCGGTGGCCGTGGACAAGATGCACGACGGCCCCCGATCGGACCTCAACCGGGAGATGATCGGCCAGGGCGCCGCGAACACGGTGTCCGGCATGCTCGGCGGACTCCCGGTGACCGGCGTCATCGTCCGCAGCGCCACCAACGTCACCGCCGGCGCGAAGAGCCGCGCCTCCACGATCATGCACGGCATCTGGGTGCTGGTGTTCGCGACCTTCTTCGGCACCGGGATCCAGCAGATTCCGCGTGCCGCACTGGCCGGGTTGCTCATCGTGATCGGCATTCAGCTGGTCAAGATGGCCCACGTTCGGCTCGCCCACAAGACCGGTGACCTGGTGGTCTACCTGGTGACCGTCGCGGGCGTGCTCTTCATCAACCTGCTCGAAGGCGTGGCGCTGGGCCTGCTGGTCGCGATCGCGCTGGTGGTGTGGCGTGCGGTGCGCGCCTCGGTGCAGGCCGAGGAGCTCGGTGACGGGCGCTGGCAGGTCGTCGTCGAAGGCGCGGCGAGCTTCCTTTCGCTGCCGCGGCTCACCCGGACCCTGGCCTCCATCCCGCCGGGCGCCGAGGTCAACGTGGAGATCACCGTCGACTTCATCGACCACGCCGCGTTCGAGGTCATCAACGACTGGCGGCGGCAGTACCAGGCCGGCGGCGGTGTGGTGCACGTCGACGAGCTCGGCGCGGCGGTGCTGGAAGCCGCGGCCACCGCTCCCCCACGCCGGCACACCAATGTCGCGCTGGCGCGTGAGCTGGCGCCGCTGGCCGACAACGCCAAGCAGTGCAACGGGGACGGGAAAAGCGGCACGGATCTGGTGTTGTCCGGCATCGACCGCTACCACCGCAAGCACGCCTCCGCCTTGCGGCCGCACCTGGACAAGCTCAGCGGCGGCCAGGACCCGCACGCCGTCTTCCTGACCTGCGCGGATTCCCGGGTGGTGCCGAACCTCATCACCGGCACCGGCCCCGGTGACCTGTTCACCATCCGCAATGTCGGCAACCTCGTGCCACGGGAGGGCTCCGACCCGTCGGTGGAGGCGGCCCTGGAGTTCGCGATCGGCGAGTTGGGTGTCGACACCCTGATCGTGTGCGGGCACTCCGGCTGCGGCGCGATGCACGCGCTTTGGCACGGCGGCGGCGAGCACACCGGCGGCGGCGGCGCATCGGCGGTGATGGACTGGATCGAGTACGCCAAGCCCTCTCGGGACGCGCTGCTGGCCGGGCACCCTGTTGCGCAGGCCGCGGCAGCCCGGGGCTTCGGCATCATCGACCAGCTGGCCATGGTGAATGTGGCGCTGCAGGCGCACACGCTGCGCACCCACCGCGCCGTCAACGACGGCGGGGCCGGCCGCGACGTTCTCGGGTTGTTCTTCGACATTCCGACCGGGCGGGTGCTGCAGATCACCACCGACGACATCATCGATCCATCGACGCAGGCAGACCGTGACGATGTCGCGCTCGCGTCCGCCGCGCTCAACGGCGAGCTGATCTCCCAGGGCGCGCGCTAG
- the rpmF gene encoding 50S ribosomal protein L32, with amino-acid sequence MAVPKRRMSRANTRSRRAQWKAEAPGLVTVTVAGRQHKVPRRLQKAVRLGLIDLDKR; translated from the coding sequence ATGGCTGTGCCCAAGCGCCGGATGTCTCGCGCGAACACCCGTTCCCGTCGCGCGCAGTGGAAGGCCGAGGCCCCTGGCCTGGTCACCGTGACCGTCGCCGGCCGCCAGCACAAGGTGCCGCGCCGGTTGCAGAAGGCCGTCCGCCTCGGCCTGATTGACCTCGACAAGCGCTGA
- the mscL gene encoding large-conductance mechanosensitive channel protein MscL: protein MLKGFKEFIARGNVIDLAVAVVVGAAFTQVVTAFTEQVLEPLINRIGAGPDADYGVLRIALGGDQYIDLNVVLTAIINFLLVAAVIYFLIVVPFKKLKKEDEAVDASDTELTLLTEIRDLLQTQQAPAARPAGPASPAGPRHGAPE from the coding sequence ATGTTGAAGGGCTTCAAGGAGTTCATCGCCCGGGGCAACGTGATCGACCTCGCTGTCGCGGTCGTCGTCGGCGCCGCGTTCACGCAGGTCGTCACCGCGTTCACCGAGCAGGTGCTCGAACCACTGATCAACCGCATCGGGGCCGGCCCGGACGCCGACTACGGCGTCCTGCGGATCGCGCTCGGTGGCGACCAGTACATCGACTTGAACGTCGTACTGACCGCGATCATCAACTTCCTGCTGGTCGCCGCGGTCATCTACTTCCTGATCGTAGTGCCGTTCAAGAAGCTGAAGAAGGAAGATGAGGCCGTCGACGCGTCCGACACCGAACTGACGCTGCTGACCGAGATCCGCGACCTGCTCCAGACGCAGCAGGCCCCGGCCGCCCGTCCGGCCGGCCCGGCGTCGCCCGCCGGACCGCGGCACGGGGCGCCCGAGTAA
- a CDS encoding MspA family porin, translated as MSLARIFLTMALAIGALFVGTGTASAGLDNSNTLVDGKGRTMVIEQWDTFLNGVFPLDRNRLTREWFHSGRAVFDVQGEGAEDFEGVLELGYQVGFPWSLGVGINFSYTTPNIAFDGWGVDPDEDGVITGTGLANSIVTPPLLPGVSISADLGNGPGIQEIATFSVDIAGPHGAVAVSNAHGTVTGAAGGVLLRPYARLISNDGDSVTTYGEPWNMN; from the coding sequence ATGAGCCTCGCGCGGATTTTCCTCACGATGGCGCTGGCCATCGGCGCGTTGTTTGTGGGTACGGGCACGGCCTCGGCGGGTTTGGACAACTCCAACACCCTCGTCGACGGCAAGGGCCGGACCATGGTGATTGAGCAGTGGGACACCTTCCTCAACGGTGTGTTCCCGCTGGACCGCAACCGGCTGACCCGTGAGTGGTTCCACTCCGGTCGCGCGGTGTTCGACGTCCAGGGCGAGGGCGCTGAGGACTTCGAGGGTGTGCTGGAACTGGGTTACCAGGTCGGCTTCCCCTGGTCACTCGGTGTGGGCATCAACTTCTCCTACACCACCCCGAACATCGCGTTCGACGGCTGGGGAGTTGATCCCGATGAGGACGGCGTTATCACCGGCACCGGGCTGGCGAACAGCATTGTGACCCCCCCGTTGCTTCCCGGTGTGTCGATCTCGGCTGACCTGGGCAACGGCCCCGGCATCCAGGAGATCGCCACCTTCTCCGTCGATATCGCCGGCCCGCACGGCGCGGTGGCCGTCTCCAACGCGCACGGCACGGTGACCGGCGCCGCCGGCGGTGTGCTGCTTCGTCCGTACGCCCGTCTCATCTCCAACGATGGTGACTCGGTGACCACCTACGGCGAGCCCTGGAACATGAACTGA
- a CDS encoding S1C family serine protease gives MTHDPRYSAPQTRTGASPIYNTGAHQQPGYTTGAQQQPGYQTGAHQRPGYDWRYATQQPGQHTQQSAAYDPYRRQPTPAPAQPAPKSRRGRTAGLWAGALAIAMVSAGIGGGVAVLATPDQATSISNAVAPDSPGATETPTQPAVSLPVGSREQVAAKVVPSVVKLQSNYGRAEGEGSGVILTADGLILTNNHVVAGDGGAATSGDPERTVAFADGRTAPFTIVGADPASDIAVVRADGVTDLTPITIGRSADLRVGQDVVAVGSPLGLEGTVTTGIVSALNRPVAASGDANNQNTVLDAIQTDAAINPGNSGGALVNMNGELVGINSAIATLGASSQQGQGGSIGLGFAIPVDQAKRIADELIATGKATHASLGVQVSHDRAVSGAKVMEVVAGGAADKAGLPAGVIITKLDDRTITTSDALVAAVRSRAPGDEVTLTYSEPGGQPQTLKVTLGQTQK, from the coding sequence ATGACCCACGACCCGCGGTATTCCGCGCCCCAGACCCGCACCGGCGCGTCACCGATATACAACACCGGCGCGCACCAGCAGCCGGGCTACACCACGGGCGCCCAACAGCAGCCCGGCTACCAGACCGGCGCGCACCAGCGCCCCGGCTACGACTGGCGCTACGCCACCCAGCAGCCCGGTCAGCACACGCAACAGAGCGCGGCCTATGACCCGTACCGGCGTCAGCCCACACCCGCGCCGGCCCAGCCCGCGCCGAAGTCGCGCCGCGGCCGCACCGCCGGGCTGTGGGCCGGCGCGCTGGCCATCGCGATGGTTTCGGCCGGCATCGGCGGCGGCGTCGCCGTGCTGGCGACCCCGGACCAGGCCACCTCCATCAGCAACGCGGTGGCGCCGGATTCCCCGGGCGCGACGGAGACCCCGACGCAGCCCGCGGTGAGCCTGCCGGTCGGGTCCCGAGAGCAGGTCGCCGCCAAGGTGGTGCCCTCGGTGGTCAAGCTGCAGTCCAACTACGGCCGGGCCGAAGGGGAGGGGTCGGGTGTCATCCTGACCGCCGACGGCCTGATCCTCACCAACAACCACGTGGTCGCCGGCGACGGCGGCGCGGCCACCAGCGGTGATCCGGAACGGACGGTGGCCTTCGCCGACGGCCGCACCGCTCCCTTCACCATCGTGGGCGCCGACCCGGCCAGTGACATCGCGGTGGTCCGCGCCGACGGGGTCACCGACCTCACGCCGATCACCATCGGCCGTTCCGCCGACCTGCGGGTTGGTCAGGACGTGGTGGCCGTCGGTTCGCCGCTGGGCCTGGAGGGCACCGTGACCACCGGAATCGTCAGCGCGCTGAATCGCCCGGTGGCCGCCTCCGGGGACGCCAATAACCAGAACACCGTGCTCGACGCGATTCAGACCGACGCCGCGATCAACCCGGGTAACTCCGGTGGCGCGCTGGTCAACATGAATGGCGAGCTGGTCGGCATCAACTCGGCGATCGCCACCCTGGGCGCGTCTTCCCAGCAGGGCCAGGGTGGTTCGATCGGTCTGGGCTTCGCGATCCCGGTGGACCAGGCAAAGCGCATCGCCGACGAACTGATCGCCACCGGCAAGGCCACCCACGCCTCGCTGGGTGTGCAGGTCAGCCACGACCGCGCGGTCAGTGGCGCCAAGGTCATGGAAGTGGTCGCCGGCGGCGCCGCGGACAAGGCCGGCCTGCCGGCCGGGGTGATCATCACCAAGCTCGACGACCGCACCATCACCACTTCGGACGCGCTGGTGGCGGCGGTGCGCTCCCGGGCGCCCGGGGACGAGGTCACACTGACCTACTCCGAACCGGGTGGCCAGCCGCAGACCCTGAAGGTCACTCTCGGGCAGACGCAGAAATGA
- a CDS encoding MspA family porin yields MKVLARIFLTMALAIGALFVGTGTASAGLDNSNTLVDGKGRTMVIEQWDTFLNGVFPLDRNRLTREWFHSGRAVFDVQGEGAEDFEGVLELGYQVGFPWSLGVGINFSYTTPNIAFDGWGVNPDEDGVITGTGLANSIVTPPLLPGVSISADLGNGPGIQEVATFSVDIAGPHGAVAVSNAHGTVTGAAGGVLLRPFARLISNDGDSVTTYGEPWNMN; encoded by the coding sequence ATGAAGGTGCTAGCGCGGATTTTCCTCACGATGGCGCTGGCCATCGGCGCGTTGTTTGTGGGTACGGGCACGGCCTCGGCGGGTTTGGACAACTCCAACACCCTCGTCGACGGCAAGGGCCGGACCATGGTGATTGAGCAGTGGGACACCTTCCTCAACGGTGTGTTCCCGCTGGACCGCAACCGGCTGACCCGTGAGTGGTTCCACTCCGGTCGCGCGGTGTTCGACGTCCAGGGCGAGGGCGCCGAGGACTTCGAGGGTGTGCTGGAACTGGGTTACCAGGTCGGCTTCCCCTGGTCACTCGGTGTGGGCATCAACTTCAGCTACACCACCCCGAACATCGCGTTCGACGGCTGGGGAGTTAATCCCGATGAGGACGGCGTTATCACCGGCACCGGGCTGGCGAACAGCATTGTGACCCCCCCGTTGCTTCCCGGTGTGTCGATCTCGGCTGACCTGGGCAACGGCCCGGGCATCCAGGAGGTCGCCACCTTCTCCGTCGACATCGCCGGCCCGCACGGCGCGGTGGCCGTCTCCAACGCGCACGGCACGGTGACCGGCGCCGCCGGCGGTGTGCTGCTGCGCCCATTCGCCCGTCTCATCTCCAACGATGGTGACTCGGTGACCACCTACGGCGAGCCCTGGAACATGAACTGA